The Deinococcus planocerae genomic interval GCGGGTGGCGGGCGTGCTCCCCCTCCTCGACGCGGCGGAGCGGGCGCGAATCGCGGCGGGTCGGGAAGCGGGCGAGCTGGAGCGCGCGGTGCAGGCGGAGGAGACGGCACGGCGCGCGGTGGAGGCCGCCGACCGGAGTCTGCAGGCCGCCCAGGACGCCGAGGACCGCATCCCCGACCTGGAAACCCGCGAGGGCGCCCTGCGCGAAGCCGAAGCGGACGTGGCCCGGCTCAAGCGTGCGGGCGCGACGTCCCAGACCACCCACGCCTCCCCCCTGCCCTGGGACGAGGACGCGCACCACGCCGCGAAGGAAGCGGCCACCAAGCTCGACACCCTGCGCCGCGAGCGGGTGCAACTGGAGACGGAGAAGGCCGGACTCACCGCCCAGAAGGCCCGCCTCGCCGCCGACGAGCAGTTGCAGGCCGATCAAACGCTCGAGTGGGGCCGGGTAGAACGCGAGGGCCGAAACGTGAAGGCGGACCTCGACGCCGCGAACGCCGAGCTGGAAGCGGCCAGGCGGGAGGCGGGGCTCTCGGCGTACCGCGCCCACCTCCACCTCGGCGAGCCGTGCCCGCTGTGCGAGGGGACGGTGCGGACGCTGCCCGCCGCCCCCGCCGTGAATCTGGAGGCGCTGGAGGGGCGGGTGAAGGCCCTCGACCGCACGCTGACCGAGCGCCGCACCCGCTACCTCGAACTCAAGGCCGAACTCGCCGCCCGCAAGAAGACCATCGAGGCCAAACGCGCCGAGGTGGCCGACTGGGAGGAGGCCCTGAAACAGCGGGAGGCCGACCTGCGCCAGCTCGAGGTCAACATCTCGGGCGACCCCCACGACCTCGCCCTGCGCCTGCTCGCGGGATTGGCACGGCGGGTGCGGGCGGCGGGGGCTGATCCGGCACGGGAACGGCAACGGCTCCTCACCGAGGTCAAGACCATCCGCACCCGGTTGAGCGAGACGCAATCCGCCCTGGCCCGTGCCCAGAGTGCCCACGCGGCGGCTCAAGCAACTCTGACCTCCGCCCGCAGCGCCGCCGATGCCCGTGCCCGTGAGGCGGAGGTGGCCCAAGCCGGCCTCGACGACGCCCTCGCCAGCCTGAACCTGACTGCCGCCCAGGCCCGCGCCGCCGGTCTCCCCGAGGCGGACATCGCCGCGCTGGAGCAGGCCGCGCGCACCCACGCCGCGCAGGTCGAGCAACTGCGGGCCCGCCTCACCGAACTCGAACGGCAGCTCGGGGTGGAGCCCTTCGACCCGGCGAACCTGCGGCAGGCTGAGCGCGACCTCACCGCCACCGACGCGGCCCTGAGCAACACCCGCCAGCGCGCGGGGAGCCTCGCCGAGCAGGAACGCGGGGCCCGCGAGCGGCTGCGGCGCCGGGGCGAGATCGAGCGGGAGGCCAAGGAGGTTTCCCACGGGCTCGACACCTGGCAGACCCTGGCGAACACCCTCAAGGCCAACGAGTTCCAGCAGTACCTCCTCGCGGAGGTGGAGGCGCGGCTCCTCACCGGGGCGGGCACCCTTCTCTTCGACATCAGCGACGGGCGCTACCGCCTCGCGCTCGAAGACGGCGAGTACGTGGTGCAGGACCTGTGGAACGCAGGTGAGACGCGGGCCGTCAAGACCCTATCCGGCGGCGAGACCTTCCTCGCCAGCCTCTCGCTCGCCATCGCCCTGAGCGACTACCTCGCCGGGAACAAGATTCTGGGGGCCCTCTTCCTGGACGAGGGCTTCGGCACCCTCGACCCGCAGGCGCTGGAGGCGGTGGCGAACGCGCTGGAGAACCTGCGCACCCAGGGCCGCATGGTGGGCGTGGTGACGCACGTCGAGAGCCTGTCCGAGCGGCTGCCCAGCCGACTGATCGTCACGAAGAGCGTGGCCGGAAGCAGCGTGCAGCGGCTGGACGGGTGAGGGAGACCGTCCGCGAGGAGACGACCTGGGAGGGCCGACCCGTCCGCCTGACCTGGCTGCCCGGCTACCGGCCCCGTTCGCACGAGACGGTGACACAGGTCAGCGGCCTGTGCTTCACGGCGGGCGGGCAGATCGTCCTCGTCTCGCGGGACGGAAGGGCATGGAGTCTTCCCGGAGGCAAACCCGAGGACGGTGAGCCGTGGGAGGAGACGCTGCGGCGGGAGGTCGCGGAGGAAGCGTGCGCCGAGGTGCTGGATTGCCGATTTCTAGGAGCACAACG includes:
- a CDS encoding AAA family ATPase, which gives rise to MRPLHLELQGFTAFRQHVALEFGDLELFALVGPTGSGKSSLLDAMTFALYGSTPRLGERGLDALISQGERGLSVSLIFEVGGEVYRVARSRGRRQAENEVRLERKEGDRWVGLNDGGTKGVNERIRRVVGLDFRTFSRSVLLPQGEFSKLLHGTGKERQALLGELMGLDHVKAMQTFAGDRAKELKHRSTSLHALLEGEYAGATPEAVAALRAERETVDGEIERLAEGRERFQSQVNRLRALEGVWTAREDATRRLSTLEARAEGVREGAKRAERARRVAGVLPLLDAAERARIAAGREAGELERAVQAEETARRAVEAADRSLQAAQDAEDRIPDLETREGALREAEADVARLKRAGATSQTTHASPLPWDEDAHHAAKEAATKLDTLRRERVQLETEKAGLTAQKARLAADEQLQADQTLEWGRVEREGRNVKADLDAANAELEAARREAGLSAYRAHLHLGEPCPLCEGTVRTLPAAPAVNLEALEGRVKALDRTLTERRTRYLELKAELAARKKTIEAKRAEVADWEEALKQREADLRQLEVNISGDPHDLALRLLAGLARRVRAAGADPARERQRLLTEVKTIRTRLSETQSALARAQSAHAAAQATLTSARSAADARAREAEVAQAGLDDALASLNLTAAQARAAGLPEADIAALEQAARTHAAQVEQLRARLTELERQLGVEPFDPANLRQAERDLTATDAALSNTRQRAGSLAEQERGARERLRRRGEIEREAKEVSHGLDTWQTLANTLKANEFQQYLLAEVEARLLTGAGTLLFDISDGRYRLALEDGEYVVQDLWNAGETRAVKTLSGGETFLASLSLAIALSDYLAGNKILGALFLDEGFGTLDPQALEAVANALENLRTQGRMVGVVTHVESLSERLPSRLIVTKSVAGSSVQRLDG
- a CDS encoding NUDIX hydrolase; this translates as MRETVREETTWEGRPVRLTWLPGYRPRSHETVTQVSGLCFTAGGQIVLVSRDGRAWSLPGGKPEDGEPWEETLRREVAEEACAEVLDCRFLGAQRVEGLTPQPYSQLRFRARVGLHPFTPTMETQHRTMVSTEEYARVLPWGAGAIGQALLRQALDP